Below is a genomic region from Melanotaenia boesemani isolate fMelBoe1 chromosome 19, fMelBoe1.pri, whole genome shotgun sequence.
TCGCCAAGCCCTCCCAGTCAgactctttttctctctccctcttatCCACTCGGTGTTGTTCCAAGCTCTGCACTATTGTTTGCCTTGGCAGGCTGTTACAGGGAGGGGCCCCTCTGCTGGTGTTTGTGCAACCTGTTAGGGAACTTTTACAGCCATCCGATCTCTCACTTGCTCTCTGACTGAGAAAAAGCTCACCTTTTACTGTAATGCTCCATAATTTGGGAAGGTTTAAATCAAAGTACGTTACTTAAGTTTAAAGCAGTGTTTATACTAAAATGTATGACTTATTTGGaataatattttcagtttttctggtCACTGTGAAATTCTGTGTGTCTCTAGTTGTTTCCTCAGTGAGGTGATGAACAAGGCTTTACAAGGTACACCACTACCCCCTCCATAGACATTTTAATTATGTCCACACTGTATCAATGAGATGAACACAGCTTCAGTTACCTAGCAACAACATCGACAAGAATAAACTACATGTAAGATTGGTATCCAAGTTGTATACCTGCAGATAAACTTGTggattttctcattttaagttTTACTCTTACCTCTGTATTGTGATCCTAAGCAGCACAGACAAGATAGTAACACACtcttttgtgtgtgagtgtgtgttagtcTATGTGGCTTTAGCACTGGCCCATTTAGAGCCAGTCAACAATGCAGCTGTGGTGTGCAGGGCCGCTTCAAAGTATTTATCTACACATGCCTCCTGTGACCACCAAGTGTGGATGGCTAAATTTAAGCTCTATTCATAGATGTGAATGAATGAGCACTCTGCCAGTGGAAGTTTTATCGCTCAGACTGTAAACAACAGTGCAGTGAATCAACAGGTAGGAACTCAGGCAGCTCTGGAGTGGAAATGTTTGGGGAAAAAATACTAAGTGAGATGAAGTTTGTGTGTGCATCTCTCAGGCTGGTAAAGTCTTTGTGCTGTAAGTCGAAGGACTGAAGTCAGACTGCAAGTAAGCATTTTGACAGGATACAGTATCTAGAGTACAATCTGACCTCTTTTGTCGTTCTTGTCACTTCTCACCACATCCCAATCATGCATTGCATTGTTCACATGACGGTATCAGTTTGCTCCGTGCTCATATCTGgcaaagacagagaggagggataGACATTATCACACCTACGTGGGTGTCCAAACTGaattaagacaaaaaataatgtttaattgcCAATCAAGATGATGGGTTTCCCCAACTCTCACAGTTGGTACATAATAATTTGTAATAACACATTCAGGAATAAATATTAACCAATGTGATGTTCGCTGAAAACGAGACATGTTGTATTTACCACTTGTTGCCTGTGCAGCACAGATGGTATGCAAACAAACGTGGCTACAGGAAAATAAAGCTTCActgtcattcatttttttaaaaggtgttGTTCTCCGATAAAAGTCTCATCTTATTCAAGTATGAGCGcatttaaaaatctttctttaatgACTGGTTACTGTGATTCATAACACTTCCTTTCAAATTGAGATACAGGTGTTTCGACCACTCGTCCCACCTCCAGCATGTCTTCTCCCTTATTATCCTCTTAGGAGCAACCTTCAGCTTCAGAATCTAATTTTCTTCATCACCATCAAATTATGGTATAAAACAGGGTCTTAGGTGGCAAAGAAGAGCTATTATTCACCACTTTTAGTCATAGTGACAGGAAATGTGACCAATCATTAAATGCCAACAGGAAATCAAACAGTTCCAGAGGAAATGAAATGACAGCCTGATGTGACACATCTTGTGGGTTTAGTCTccaagaagtttaaaaaaatccaacatcTTATTATAAACTGGGTCAATAAAAAAGGTTTGGAGACATGATTAAAAGTCACAAACAGCACCTTCAAGAATGAGCGACTAACATGAATTATTCAGCGATCTTTTTACTGAAGTATCATTaaacttttgtattttgttgtgttttatctcCATAACCAACACAACAGAGAGAAGATAATGGTTCACCACAGAGAGGAAGACCTGATTGGGATCCCTTTCCCAAATCACAGCAGCGACGTCCTCTGTAGCCTCAATGAGCAGCGGCGCGATGGCCTCCTCTGCGACGTCATCCTCATTGTCCGTGACCAAGAATATCGCACTCACCGCTCCGTTCTGGCTGCCTGCAGTCAGTACTTCAAGAAGCTCTTCACAGTTGCCACCACCGACGGCGGTGACCCccatcacacagcagcagtgtACGAAATTGACTTTGTAGCTCCAGAGTCTCTCACGGCCATCCTGGAGTTTGCCTACACCTCAACTCTAACTGTGACAGCGTCCAACGTTAAAGAGATCCTGAACGCAGCTCAGATGCTTGAGATACCCTGCATCATCAACGTTTGCCTGGAGATCATGGATAGCGGTGGCGgaggtggcgggggaggagagcgagaggaggaaggagaggaggatgaggaggaggaggaagaagatgaggaggaggaagaagaggaggaggatgaagaggaggatatGGGGTCAAGGAAGGATgagcaggaggaggacaatGTTAGCGAGAGGTCACTGCAGTCGTTGGAGAGCAGGGGAGAGCAGATGCCTATGGGAAGGGAGGATTTGCCACCTCCGAGCACCTCCATGTACCACCGAGAATATAATCAGCGCAGGGAGCCGTCCAAGTCCCGGTCTCCAGACACCATGACAAGCAAACAGGTTAAGTTTATTGCATATCTGTTACTTCTATATGATTTCACATGAAAAACATATACTTACAACAACTGataatgtgttttgtgtgaCAGGAGAGTGTGGAGAGTCGAGCTCTGAAGGATTTCTCCATTGAGTCTCTCCTACAAGAAGGGCTGTATCCCCGCATACCAACACTGGACAGAAGGGCCAACATCTCTCCTCTAATACCTGGCTTCTACCCCGCTATGTGGGCTGCAGATTTCCCAGCCTTCCCCCAGCAGCTTCTGAAccccacacatccacacacaggaGCTTCGCCACAAGCCAGGCTTCCTCACACTTTCCCTGCCTCTGCATCTTTTGAACCCTCCAGGCCCCTCGATTTAGCTGTGAAAAGAGAGATCATCAAGGAAGAGATGAAAGAGGAAGTCCCACCCAGTCTGCTCCAAGGTGACTTCCTCAAAGAGTTTGTCAGCTCAGGCCTGGGCAGCACCATGAGCACTGGGTCAGGAGCATCAGAAGCTCATTCAATTGGTCCCATTAAAGATGAAGCAGACTTCCGGTCATATCTGAGCTTCCTGAGCTCAGCGTCCCACCTAGGTTCACTATTCCCTCCATGGCAGCTTGAGGAGGAAAGGAAGATGAAGCCCAAAGCATCACAGCAGTGTCCAATCTGCAACAAAGTCATCCAAGGAGCCGGAAAACTGCCCCGACACATGAGGACACATacaggagagaaaccttacatgTGCACAATCTGTGAAGTGCGATTTACCAGGTATgtgaacaataaaacacacagaaacttgGTTAAGATCTTCATCTGTGCATTTAGCTTACAAAGAACCAGATTATGAAAAACAGCAGGGTTAACGGAAAAGCACCCCATGCTATTTTGACTGAGGTTAATCTGTTCTCACTTCATCTGAATATCAAAGAGTTGAAAGTGGAAACCCCCCTCCACTGGTTTCTTTGCATTAGTGGTATCTCAGCTACATCCTCTTTGCTATATTTTCCACCTCTATTTTAGAGCTGAAATTTATTGAACAGAAAATCTTTACTGGTCTGGAAATCAGTCATTTCTTTGACTcaacagataaaagagaaaaaaatgcccATTCTTGTGTGTTTCTACCTACTTCATATtttttgtaaacatgttttgtcCTTTTCTCAGGCAAGACAAGCTTAAGATTCACATGAGAAAGCACACAGGTGAGCGCCCCTACATCTGCCTTCACTGCAACTCCAAGTTTGTTCACAACTATGACCTGAAGAACCACCTGCGCATCCACACGGGCGTCCGTCCTTACCAGTGTGAGCACTGTTACAAAAGTTTCACACGGTCCGACCACCTACATCGACACATCAAGAGGCAAAGCTGCCGCATCTCCCGCCCCAGGCGAGGACGAAAGCCATCTGCTTGGCGGCCCACACCTGCCAACAACTTCCTGTGCCCTCCTACTGTTGCAGCCAATCAGCTGGAGGAGAACGGGTTAAGTCCTGCATACCAGGGGATCAAAAGTCAGGGACTTGGGGAGTTGCTCGGACTCGGCAGCAGAGGTCTAGGATTTAAGAGTCCAGACGGCTCTGGCAGGGAGAGCAGGGAGGAACGGCAAGCAGAGGGGAAACACATCAGAGGGGAGGATAAGGCAGGAGCAGGGAGGCAGAGGGGAGTGTTTGCCTTCGCCTTAGCTGGAGAAGAAGTGCTTACCCACTCCCCATTTTATGCTGCAACCCCTGACCCTTGGACCATGAGACTGGAGCGTGCTCCACCCATCCCTGAGCCAGCCAAATGAACTGTGGTctgtagaaaacaaaaaaaaaaaaaaaaaaaagggagaagacAAGAAAATTTCTTCAATCTCTGTGTCTGTTCTGCTCCAGAAAACTAAagcaccttttttaaaaaaatgaaagacattAATGAACCTTGTGAAGCCTGCTGATGTGGCAGTAGTTAAACACTTCTTTTTAAACTCGTGGTCAGTCATATAATAAAATACGTTCAGCTTTTTGGAAGTTTATGGATACTTTCATTGCACGTGGGAAGAGGCACCCAATTCGACAATGCTAATGAGGAAAACACGTTTTAGtaaatcattttcatcatttttaccTCAAAAGCTGTAAAATGGTGTGTGTTGAAAACCACATAACTTTGACATAATTCCCTTAAAGTAAGATAATTCTTTTAATATTCACATGCAAGAAAAATGTACATCTAGACCAAGAGCAAGAACTGTTAAATTCTATTGttatatgattttaaaaaattttttcctATAGCAGAAAATGGTTAACAGAACATTTCAGtttcatataatacaataatttcaataaaacaacaaaaatgcattTGAATGATGAGTAAGCCTTGGAAAATAACAAGGgcttaaaaagaatttaaaactgtcaaatttttgtttatattctaAACATTTTCTAATACAGGGAAGCCACTTAAAGTCCAAATCAGGATATTTGATAATGTGTTATTATTGTTCCACTGCCTTGTTCTGACTTAAGCTTGTCTGCACTATTGTACATAACTTTTGGCCGTGGTGATGTAAATTACGGTTTTGTTGCTGATGGTgtaagataattaaaaaaagaaataataaatttgataaatatttatatattgctCATAAAATACTTTAAGAAATCCATCCAAAGATGAGTACTTTGATACTTCAGAAACTTGAATAAGAccttgtttaaatgttttaaatgattcttCGAGGATGTAAAATTCCAACTAATCAAACGCCGCTTTAGCCAGACAGTATGCTTGTGTTTATTCTGGTGCAGCAAATCGAGAGGGTTTTGTTTCATATAATGTTTGTCTCTGATttgtgcacaaaaaaaaaaaaaaagaaagcaacaacaaaaaaaatgttcgAATTGAAACGGGGAAGTATTTTCTTGCTATTTATGTGTATTGAAATGAACGAGCCTTGGCTATATTTTGGAAATCTGTTTTATAAAGACACTAAATGTTGACCTTTTCTCCTGTCTGTTTGATTCTTTTGTAAAGGTACCAAATTGTGTATAGTTGTTTTTGTCCGTCAATGTGGGGGACAAAAATTTGAAGACACACCAACTTATCAGGACTTCTTGTAAAGGTGAGGACAGCAAAGCTAAttagtgcgtgtgtgtgtgtgtgtgtgtgtgtgtgtgtgtgtgtgtgtgtgtgtgtgtgtgtgtgtgtgt
It encodes:
- the LOC121630535 gene encoding zinc finger and BTB domain-containing protein 7C: MVHHREEDLIGIPFPNHSSDVLCSLNEQRRDGLLCDVILIVRDQEYRTHRSVLAACSQYFKKLFTVATTDGGDPHHTAAVYEIDFVAPESLTAILEFAYTSTLTVTASNVKEILNAAQMLEIPCIINVCLEIMDSGGGGGGGGEREEEGEEDEEEEEEDEEEEEEEEDEEEDMGSRKDEQEEDNVSERSLQSLESRGEQMPMGREDLPPPSTSMYHREYNQRREPSKSRSPDTMTSKQESVESRALKDFSIESLLQEGLYPRIPTLDRRANISPLIPGFYPAMWAADFPAFPQQLLNPTHPHTGASPQARLPHTFPASASFEPSRPLDLAVKREIIKEEMKEEVPPSLLQGDFLKEFVSSGLGSTMSTGSGASEAHSIGPIKDEADFRSYLSFLSSASHLGSLFPPWQLEEERKMKPKASQQCPICNKVIQGAGKLPRHMRTHTGEKPYMCTICEVRFTRQDKLKIHMRKHTGERPYICLHCNSKFVHNYDLKNHLRIHTGVRPYQCEHCYKSFTRSDHLHRHIKRQSCRISRPRRGRKPSAWRPTPANNFLCPPTVAANQLEENGLSPAYQGIKSQGLGELLGLGSRGLGFKSPDGSGRESREERQAEGKHIRGEDKAGAGRQRGVFAFALAGEEVLTHSPFYAATPDPWTMRLERAPPIPEPAK